In Melanotaenia boesemani isolate fMelBoe1 chromosome 16, fMelBoe1.pri, whole genome shotgun sequence, the following proteins share a genomic window:
- the LOC121655480 gene encoding E3 ubiquitin-protein ligase TRIM41-like, with the protein MGTIEQTLKCPVCQDFFTEPVTLQCGHNFCLTCIQAVWETDVSTEGPFFCPECQIFLPSDLTLEINTDLQTKVKDFTGDRHLGEAETQKTTPNGATKPFLTVYCDHCIEKPSVAIKTCLTCDASLCQAHAQLHQQRSVLREHTLVEVTRDPLSLKCREHRDELKLFCMEERVPVCCLCVLVGMHKHHKASQLHEATADFKSMLETSINQLLKRRCEAEHAIKDLESLYMQTVKSAADFRERISDKYSRIRVVLDADERLMMQIIDAEETYMTDWLETQRGIVETQIKEIDRFRASSKLLLQETNDLQFLQQITAQNLCDPLDLPPVQTVNGDLCDPEKLRTVERLVDDLSLALSQHFPRMWSYLTLPALDVKTAHPKLEISQDNKQVYWRRQPASERLSPQPYDSQYSVLAQESFMSGQYYWEVIVQDKPFWMIGVTTGSFDKKDSPAQSSSSLGVNSTSWCIYHGDGQYLACHDTQEKQLSVAKRVRKLGILANIQKGELSFYNADTMTLLHSFCVQCTEPLYPMFNPCIDMNGVNKQPLTLFWIKDPWNWHADESEKQT; encoded by the exons ATGGGAACTATTGAGCAAACTttaaagtgtcctgtctgccAGGATTTCTTTACTGAACCTGTGACGCTCCAATGTGGACACAACTTCTGCCTCACATGCATCCAAGCTGTCTGGGAAACAGATGTGTCTACGGAGGGTCCTTTCTTCTGTCCAGAGTGTCAGATATTTCTTCCCTCTGACCTCACTCTGGAGATAAATACTGACCTGCAGACTAAAGTGAAAGACTTTACTGGAGACAGGCATTTAGGAGAAGCAGAGACACAGAAAACAACTCCAAATGGTGCAACGAAACCATTTTTAACTGTCTACTGTGACCACTGCATAGAGAAGCCATCTGTGGCTATAAAGACTTGCTTGACCTGTGATGCGTCACTGTGCCAGGCTCATGCACAGCTGCACCAGCAAAGGTCTGTTCTGAGGGAGCACACACTGGTGGAGGTGACCAGGGATCCGTTGTCACTGAAGTGCAGGGAACACCGTGATGAGCTTAAGCTCTTCTGTATGGAGGAAAGGGTCCCTGTGTGCTGCTTGTGTGTGCTGGTTGGCATGCACAAGCACCATAAGGCATCTCAACTCCATGAAGCTACTGCAGACTTCAAG AGTATGTTGGAGACAAGCATCAACCAACTGCTAAAGAGGAGATGTGAAGCAGAGCATGCCATCAAGGACTTGGAGTCTCTGTATATGCAAACTGTG AAATCTGCTGCAGATTTCAGAGAGAGAATCTCAGACAAGTACAGCAGGATTCGTGTGGTGCTGGATGCCGACGAACGTCTGATGATGCAAATCATAGATGCAGAGGAGACATACATGACCGACTGGCTGGAGACCCAGAGGGGCATTGTGGAAACTCAAATCAAAGAGATAGACAGATTCAGAGCTTCTAGCAAATTACTTCTCCAGGAAACAAATGACCTTCAGTTTCTACAG CAAATCACAGCGCAGAATCTTTG TGATCCTTTGGATTTGCCACCAGTCCAGACAGTAAATGGGGATCTATGTGACCCTGAGAAGCTGAGAACAGTTGAGAGGCTGGTAGATGACCTCTCTCTAGCTCTGTCTCAACATTTTCCACGAATGTGGTCAT aTCTAACTTTGCCTGCTTTAGACGTAAAAACAGCCCATCCGAAACTGGAAATATCTCAAGACAATAAACAAGTGTACTGGAGACGCCAGCCTGCCAGTGAAAGACTAAGCCCGCAACCATATGATTCCCAGTATAGTGTCCTGGCTCAGGAAAGTTTTATGAGTGGCCAGTATTACTGGGAAGTCATTGTGCAGGACAAACCATTCTGGATGATAGGTGTGACCACTGGCTCATTTGATAAGAAAGACAGCCCAGCTCAGAGTTCTTCCAGTCTGGGTGTGAACAGCACATCCTGGTGCATCTACCATGGAGATGGACAGTATCTGGCATGTCATGACACACAGGAAAAGCAACTGTCAGTTGCAAAGAGAGTGAGAAAGCTGGGCATACTGGCAAATATCCAGAAGGGGGAGCTGTCATTTTACAATGCGGATACCATGACGCTGCTTCATTCATTTTGTGTACAATGCACAGAGCCTCTGTACCCCATGTTTAACCCATGTATTGATATGAACGGAGTGAATAAGCAACCTCTTACTTTGTTTTGGATTAAAGATCCCTGGAACTGGCATGCAGATGAGAGTGAAAAGCAAACTTAA
- the habp2 gene encoding hyaluronan-binding protein 2 — protein MNLKLLFCCLFLLVLLIPAESKPKHRKGHERSHEGRHEKHGKHGMHDKKRLRFEDIIEDIFFRDTSDDDDEEDQSNSDWLFELLFPEGKCNPNPCLNNGVCKEKGKSFKCDCPKPFMGRKCEREPKVCRRGTCGRGECVLTSTRPYYECKCKAPFQPPDCRQYSVCKPNPCKNGGQCIKDGNDFDCVCPEGYRGRFCHVGPHDCYVDDGETYRGVVSETDDGYECLQWNSHFILEKGADPFNSFEDSDGLGPHNFCRNPDGEPRPWCFYRSGYRLLWDHCDVRPCPDPTDVVPTDTPDPEPTSSQLPSTSLPPPVTSTSVPQLSTVPPNITTIPQQFLTCGNPQPKKAVTRIYGGLKVAPGAIPWQVSVQEKPKNSPRPYKHVCGGVLIASCWVLTAGHCIEAKKDMQVVMGSLSLDNVEPTAQTVEVEKAIVHENYRSTLSAVYNDIALLRLKGKDGFCANETQFVKTACLPDAQLPDGMECTISGWGATEESDFGSNHLLDANVLLINQEKCSEPMIYGNVLDNTMFCAGHLEGGVDSCQGDSGGPLTCKQNVTHVVYGVVSWGDQCGKKNKPGVYTRVTQFLSWIKSKTQASPQAA, from the exons ATGAACTTGAAGCTGCTCTTCTGTTGCCTCTTCTTATTGGTGCTCCTCATACCTGCTGAA tcaaaacCCAAACACAGAAAAGGACATGAGAGATCACATGAGGGaagacatgaaaaacatggCAAACATGGTATGCATGACAAAAAGAGACTGAGGTTTGAAGACATAATTGAAG acatcTTCTTCCGTGACACATCtgatgacgatgatgaggaAGATCAAAGTAATTCAGACTGGCTTTTTGAACTTCTGTTTCCAGAAG GCAAATGCAATCCAAACCCTTGCCTCAACAATGGTGTGTGTAAAGAAAAAGGCAAAAGTTTCAAATGTGACTGTCCCAAGCCTTTTATGGGAAGAAAATGTGAGAGAG AACCAAAAGTTTGTAGGAGAGGCACATGTGGACGTGGTGAGTGTGTGCTGACTTCAACCCGCCCATACTATGAATGCAAATGCAAGGCGCCTTTCCAGCCCCCAGACTGCAGACAAT ATTCAGTGTGTAAGCCAAATCCATGCAAAAATGGTGGCCAATGCATCAAGGATGGCAATGACTTTGACTGCGTGTGTCCTGAAGGGTACAGGGGACGTTTCTGTCATGTTG GTCCACATGACTGCTATGTGGATGACGGAGAGACATATCGTGGTGTTGTAAGCGAGACTGATGATGGCTATGAATGCCTCCAGTGGAACTCTCATTTTATCCTTGAAAAAGGTGCTGATCCCTTCAATTCTTTTGAGGACAGTGATGGGCTTGGCCCTCACAATTTCTGCAG AAACCCAGACGGAGAGCCGAGGCCATGGTGTTTTTACAGAAGTGGCTACAGGTTGCTTTGGGACCACTGTGATGTGAGACCATGTCCTGATCCAACAG aTGTGGTGCCAACTGATACTCCTGATCCTGAACCTACTTCTTCTCAACTGCCTTCTACATCCCTTCCACCGCCTGTGACGTCCACTTCAGTTCCACAACTTTCTACTGTACCCCCTAATATTACCACTATACCACAACAGTTTCTCACCTGTGGTAACCCTCAGCCAAAAAAGGCAGTTACGCGAATTTATGGAGGTCTGAAAGTCGCACCAGGAGCAATACCGTGGCAGGTGTCTGTGCAAGAGAAGCCAAAGAACTCCCCCCGGCCatacaaacatgtttgtggaGGAGTTCTCATCGCCAGCTGCTGGGTTCTCACAGCTGGACACTGCAT CGAAGCAAAGAAGGACATGCAGGTGGTCATGGGAAGCCTGTCACTGGATAATGTGGAACCCACAGCTCAAACCGTTGAAGTTGAAAAAGCTATTGTGCATGAGAACTACAGATCCACTTTATCAGCTGTTTACAATGACATAG CCTTGCTGAGGCTGAAGGGGAAAGACGGATTCTGTGCCAATGAGACACAGTTTGTGAAGACAGCCTGCCTGCCTGATGCGCAACTCCCTGATGGGATGGAGTGTACCATTTCTGGATGGGGTGCTACTGAGGAAT CTGACTTTGGTTCCAACCACCTGCTGGATGCAAACGTACTGCTGATCAACCAAGAAAAGTGCTCTGAACCCATGATTTATGGCAATGTTCTGGATAATACCATGTTCTGTGCTGGTCATTTGGAGGGAGGGGTGGACTCCTGCCAG GGGGACTCTGGAGGACCACTGACTTGTAAACAGAATGTCACCCATGTTGTTTATGGTGTGGTGAGCTGGGGAGACCAGTGTGGAAAGAAGAACAAGCCTGGAGTCTACACGCGAGTTACTCAATTCCTGAGCTGGATCAAATCAAAGACTCAAGCATCTCCACAAGCAGCCTGA
- the LOC121655481 gene encoding zinc-binding protein A33-like, which translates to MEERAAISALDGLMERNCSLIQEIEQDLARLSLALDQIDTEPDTMSFFSYPEQEDMDTVDRVMDLLNQSDPSSVSLDEAKAEQIINLTNSMLLLISSQTPLIKKLLKSYSSEVQLDPETAHPKLIISPQGDSVAYTDTWQELPDVPGRFDTTLNVISLQGFSFGRHYWEIDVTGKTYWELGVTYSTIPRKGTSEDCWLGRGAESWCVEFFDGEYTAWHRGVPHQLPITKCFYRIGVLCSFPAGLVTFLEADKMTPLFSFCAGIFSECLHLALCPGHNHNGNNAKPIVIRNASSPTSDL; encoded by the exons ATGGAGGAGCGGGCTGCTATCTCTGCTTTGGATGGGCTCATGGAGAGGAACTGCTCTCTAATCCAGGAAATAGAGCAGGACTTGGCCAGGCTTTCTTTAGCACTGGACCAGATAGACACAGAACCTGATACAATG TCTTTCTTTTCATACCCCGAGCAGGAAGACATGGATACAGTGGACAG AGTTATGGATCTACTAAACCAATCAGACCCAAGCAGTGTGAGCCTAGATGAAGCTAAAGCTGAGCAGATCATCAACCTCACCAACAGTATGCTTCTGCTTATCAGCTCGCAGACCCCTTTAATCAAGAAGCTTCTGAAGAGTT ATTCCAGCGAGGTACAACTGGATCCAGAGACGGCCCACCCAAAGCTGATCATCTCTCCCCAAGGTGACAGTGTTGCCTACACGGACACCTGGCAGGAACTCCCTGATGTACCTGGACGCTTTGACACCACCCTCAATGTCATCAGTTTGCAAGGCTTCAGCTTCGGTCGCCATTACTGGGAGATTGATGTGACTGGGAAGACTTACTGGGAGCTTGGTGTTACCTACTCCACTATTCCCCGCAAAGGCACATCTGAGGACTGCTGGCTGGGCCGGGGAGCTGAGTCCTGGTGTGTGGAGTTCTTTGATGGGGAATATACAGCGTGGCACAGAGGGGTCCCTCACCAGCTTCCCATTACAAAATGTTTCTATCGGATTGGTGTTTTGTGTAGCTTCCCGGCGGGGTTAGTGACGTTTCTCGAAGCAGACAAAATGACacccctcttctctttctgtgCTGGAATCTTTTCAGAGTGCCTCCACTTGGCGCTGTGTCCTGGTCACAACCACAATGGAAACAATGCTAAACCCATTGTTATACGTAATGCTTCTTCTCCTACCAGTGATCTCTGA